The genomic segment ACCGCAATCTTGTTATACATATACTATTCGTTTACTTCTTGCTCTTCGCTGTAGGCTTTATAAAGTTCTTCCTGACTGCGGAATGGCTCGCCTTTCACAAACTCGTTGCCGCCCTTGCCATCTACCACTCTGCCGTTCATGGTATCTCTCATACCATAGGAGATGGTACGGAGCAGGTCTGCCTGCATATCCTCGTCATATACCGGGGTGAGAACCTCGATGCGGTTGATGAGGTTTCTAGGCATCCAGTCGGCAGAACCGATGAAGTACCTTGGCTTGCCTCCGTTGGCAAAGATGAGGATACGGCTGTGCTCCAGATAGCGGTCGATGATGCCCACGCAGCGGATGTTGTCGCTGAGCTTGGCGATGCCTGGTACCAATGAACAGTTGCCGCGGATCACGATGTCTATCTTCACGCCAGCCTTCGATGCCTGATAGAGCTTGGTTACCATATCGGTATCGGTGATGTGGTTGATCTTCATCTTCACCCAAGCCTCCTTGCCCTCGTTGGCATTCTTGATTTCGGCATCGAGCATGCGCAGGATGCGGCTCTTCATGGAGTTTGGAGATACGAGGAGCTCGTTGAAGCGGAATGGTGAGAATGGACGGTCGATGAAATCGAATACCTTAGCCACCTCGTTTACCAGTTTAGGACGGGCGGTCATCATCAGATAGTCGGTATAGATCTTGGCATTGCCTTCGTGGAAGTTTCCGGTTCCCACGCAGGCGATGTTGCCCTTCTTTGATTCGATATAGAGCAGTTTGGAGTGAATCTTCAGTCCTTCTACACCGAAGATTACGTTTACGCCTTCTTCCTGCATGCGCTTGCTCCACTTGATGTTGCTCTCCTCGTCGAAACGTGCCAGAAGTTCTACTACGGCTGTTACCTTCTTGCCGTTGCGGGCAGCGGTGATGAGCGCCTTTACTACCTTTGAATCCTTTGCCAGACGATAGAGGGTGGTCTTGATTGCCTTTACCTCTGGCTTGGTAGCAGCCTCTCGGAGCACACGGATGTAGCCGTTGAAGCTATGGTAGGGTACGTGGATGAAGCGGTCTTTCTCACGAATCTGGTCGAGGATGCTCTCGTTGGAAAGGAACTCCGGCTTCATGATAGGAGCCCACTTCTCGTACTTCAGTTCCTTGTGGCCGCAATCAGGGAACGACATCAGATCCTTGTGGTTCTGGTATCTACCGCCAGCCAATGAAGCATCCAACTCCTTGGTGTTCAGTCGCTCACGCAACTTCTTCTGGAGTTCCTTCGGCATCTCCTGGTCGTAGATTACGCGCACGGCTTCACCCTTCTTACGGCTGTTTACACCCAGTGCAATCTTCTCCATGGTTCCGAAGTCGGCATCATTGTCCATCTCCATTTCGGCATCCTTGGTAAACTTGAAACTGAAGGCACGATAGGTGCTCTTCTTGAAACCGAGGAATACCAGAGGCAGACAGTATCTGATTACATCATCGAGATACATGATGTTGTCGAAACCATCGCTTGCCGGTACCTTCACCCAGCGTCCATAGACTCTATCCGGTACCTTTACTACGGCGTATTTCTTCTTCTTGTCATCCTCGGCCTTTTCTACGGCAAGGTAAATGCGGTTGTCCTCCAGGGTAGAGAGGTCGTCTATCTCGTTGAGCCAGATAGGGTTGACAGAACCATTGAGCTCGTCGTAGAAGAACTGCGTAAGGAATTCCTTCTGCTCGTCGTTGAGCTGATCTTCGTTGAGCAGGCGAACCTTGTGTACTTCAAGCTCTCGGAAAACCGTATCCACCGCCTCAGTGTATTCTTTCGAATAAGATTCATTGAGTTTATTTATTGTTTTAAGTGATTTCTTAATTTGCTGTTCGGTATCCTTGTCGAGCTTCTGGTCGAGCATGCGGTTGAGTGATGCTACGCGGACACGGAAGAACTCGTCAAGGTTATTGGAATAAATACCGAGGAAAGAGAGACGTTCCAACAATGGTACGTACTCTTTCTCTGCTTCCTGCAGAATGCGATGGTTGAAGTACATCCAACTGATATCGCGTTCTACGTATGCCTTTTTTAGTAATTCTTCTTTGGTCATAGTCGTTTGCTAATTATAGAGTTACTTAACTTTCTAATGTCTTTCCATACGCCCTGGAGTAGGGGTTTGGGGGTTTTCAGTCCGTTCTTGAACCACATTCGAAAGTTTGTGGGTTATTTTATTTTTGTAGACTCTTTCTTATTCTTTTTTCAACTTTCTTTTCTGGAGCAGTTTCCTTCTTCTCTAAGTCAGCTTTCTTTTCAGAAACTTTCTCGTCCTTCTTGTTCTTAGAAGGTTCTTTAGAGTCTTTGCCTGGTACTTCCAGAATGAGGAAATCAGTATCTCCGTCGATAAAGTGAAGCTCTTTACGGAAGAACTTGCTGCTGCCGGCAGGAACGATGATGTCGTGCAACAGGTCGCAGTCATCGAAAGTATGACGGCTCAACTTTTCTGGAGTTCCTGCGAAAGTAATCTTCTTCAGTTTGTCGCATTCAGCGAAAGCGTATGCTCTGATAGCTTTCACGCTGGCAGGTACATAAATGTTATCCAATTCATCACAATCATAGAATGCATCATGTTCAATCTCCTTCACTGTACTAGGGATGATGACATGAGCCAATTGTTTCTTGCCACGGAAAGCCATCTCTCCGATAATCTCTACTCCCTCAGGAATCGTAAAACTGGCATCATGGTTCATGTAGTAAACCAAGCGCTTCTTGTCGGCGGTATAGACTGCCTCGCCGTCAAACTCAAAGTTATCGCTGTCAATCTTCTGTAAGGCGAGGTTGAGAACCAAGTTTTCAAACTTACCGTCTTTCTTGGATTTCTTCTTAAGAATATCCAAAATCGCTTTTTTATTTTCCTTCATAAATCAAATATGTTAATTTGTATTTCTTTTCGGTTGCAAAGGTACGGCGATATTTTTAAACTTGAGCGAAAAGATGATTACATGTTTATGACGATGATGTTACAACGATATTACGGGCGTTGCAATCATATTACACGCTTTGTAAACAGACAATGTAATACATTTGTAACACTTATGTTTTGTGAAAGAAACATTTTCTCCTTATCTTTGCAGCCGAAAAGAAATAGAATGGCATCTTGTTGAATTTCAATTCATAACGGGATTGCTTTCTTGTTGTTAACAATCAATTATGCTATATATATAATAAGGTAAAAATGAAGAAGAAAACGTATCTGTTGATGACGCTCGCTATGGTGTCGATGGGAATGAATGCCCAAAACTCAGAAAAGAGTTCTCTTGGAAACGATGCGCCTGAATTCGTAAAGACTATGAAGATAGGTGGAACCATCCGTTCTAAGTATGAATACCAAACCGAAGAAGGGGAGGGACGATTTGAGGTGCGTACGGCCCGTATCAATGTAGCAGGAAATGTAACAAAGGAGGTTAGTTATAAGGCTGAGATTGATCTCTGTGATGAGGGTAAGATTAAGATGCTCGACGCTTATACCCGCATCAAGCCTTGGAAAACACTGCAGCTTACCATCGGTCAGGAACGCGTGCCATTCACTATTGATGCTCACCGTTCTCCTCATCAGCAGTACTTCGCCAATCGCTCGTTCATCGCCAAGCAGGTGGGCAACGTGCGCGATGTGGGTGCCGAAATCGGATACACCTGGAATATAGGTTTCCCAATCGTGGTGAATGCCGGTATCTTCAATGGTTCGGGCTTGACAAACCAGAAGGATTACTGGACCAAGGGCATCAACTATTCTGCCAAGGCTCAGTTCCTCTTTCCGAATGTGAATCTGGTGTTGAGTACCCAGAAGATCAAGCCATCTGATGTTACGGTAACGATGTATGATGGCGGTATCACCTTTCACAAGGGTGGTTTCATTGCTGAGGCTGAGTATCTTTACAAGCATTACAGCAAGGATGCCTTTCACGATGTTCATGCATTCGATGGTTTCGTATGCTATGATATTCCGGTGGCTAATCCTAAGAGCCTCATCAGGAAGGTTTCTCCTTTGGCAAGATATGATTTCATGAGCGACCACAGTGATGGTACAAGATATGGCGGTTCTGATACAGAACTGGGTGCATTGAAGATCAATGATTATAAGCGCCATCGTGTTACGGGCGGTGTAACCCTGAGCCTTGCCAAGCCATTCATCTCTGATATCCGTATCAACTACGAGAAATATTTTTATCGTAAAGGTGGTATAGCTAAAGTTTCAGAAAAAGATAAGATTGTTGTGGAGTTCATGACAAAGTTCTAATAATAGTTTATAGTTAAGAGTTTATAGTTTATAGCAACAGTCATCTATAAACTATAAACTCTTAACTATAAACTCCTTACAGCATTCCCTTTGAACTAGGAAGTTCGAAGTGGTAGATGTCTCTCTTTACCGCCATTTTCAGCGAACGGGCAAGTGCCTTGAAGATGCCTTCTATCTTATGATGTTCGTTCTCGCCCTCAGCCTTGATGTTGAGGTTCATCTTTGCCGCATCACTCAGACTCTTGAAGAAATGCTTGAACATCTCAGTTGGCATTTCGCCTACCTTCTCTCTGTGGAACTCTGCATCCCAGATCAGCCATGGGCGGCCACCGAAGTCCAATGCTACCTGACAGAGACAGTCGTCCATCGGCAGACTATAACCGTATCTTTCTATTCCGCGCTTATCACCTAAAGCCTGCAGCAAGCATTCGCCCAGTGCAATACCCGTATCCTCAATGGTATGATGCTCATCCACATAGAGGTCGC from the Segatella copri genome contains:
- a CDS encoding RNA degradosome polyphosphate kinase yields the protein MTKEELLKKAYVERDISWMYFNHRILQEAEKEYVPLLERLSFLGIYSNNLDEFFRVRVASLNRMLDQKLDKDTEQQIKKSLKTINKLNESYSKEYTEAVDTVFRELEVHKVRLLNEDQLNDEQKEFLTQFFYDELNGSVNPIWLNEIDDLSTLEDNRIYLAVEKAEDDKKKKYAVVKVPDRVYGRWVKVPASDGFDNIMYLDDVIRYCLPLVFLGFKKSTYRAFSFKFTKDAEMEMDNDADFGTMEKIALGVNSRKKGEAVRVIYDQEMPKELQKKLRERLNTKELDASLAGGRYQNHKDLMSFPDCGHKELKYEKWAPIMKPEFLSNESILDQIREKDRFIHVPYHSFNGYIRVLREAATKPEVKAIKTTLYRLAKDSKVVKALITAARNGKKVTAVVELLARFDEESNIKWSKRMQEEGVNVIFGVEGLKIHSKLLYIESKKGNIACVGTGNFHEGNAKIYTDYLMMTARPKLVNEVAKVFDFIDRPFSPFRFNELLVSPNSMKSRILRMLDAEIKNANEGKEAWVKMKINHITDTDMVTKLYQASKAGVKIDIVIRGNCSLVPGIAKLSDNIRCVGIIDRYLEHSRILIFANGGKPRYFIGSADWMPRNLINRIEVLTPVYDEDMQADLLRTISYGMRDTMNGRVVDGKGGNEFVKGEPFRSQEELYKAYSEEQEVNE
- a CDS encoding leucine-rich repeat domain-containing protein, giving the protein MKENKKAILDILKKKSKKDGKFENLVLNLALQKIDSDNFEFDGEAVYTADKKRLVYYMNHDASFTIPEGVEIIGEMAFRGKKQLAHVIIPSTVKEIEHDAFYDCDELDNIYVPASVKAIRAYAFAECDKLKKITFAGTPEKLSRHTFDDCDLLHDIIVPAGSSKFFRKELHFIDGDTDFLILEVPGKDSKEPSKNKKDEKVSEKKADLEKKETAPEKKVEKRIRKSLQK
- a CDS encoding porin, whose translation is MKKKTYLLMTLAMVSMGMNAQNSEKSSLGNDAPEFVKTMKIGGTIRSKYEYQTEEGEGRFEVRTARINVAGNVTKEVSYKAEIDLCDEGKIKMLDAYTRIKPWKTLQLTIGQERVPFTIDAHRSPHQQYFANRSFIAKQVGNVRDVGAEIGYTWNIGFPIVVNAGIFNGSGLTNQKDYWTKGINYSAKAQFLFPNVNLVLSTQKIKPSDVTVTMYDGGITFHKGGFIAEAEYLYKHYSKDAFHDVHAFDGFVCYDIPVANPKSLIRKVSPLARYDFMSDHSDGTRYGGSDTELGALKINDYKRHRVTGGVTLSLAKPFISDIRINYEKYFYRKGGIAKVSEKDKIVVEFMTKF